Proteins co-encoded in one Ignavibacteria bacterium genomic window:
- a CDS encoding peptidase: protein MKKNFPLFLLPAALFILSTIPYAQETYYVRLDTSRTINVTLVPQKLSAENNVYQFAATAPGSYQTMDMGRFVKQFRAFDASGGEITTTHSSLNQWSISDPGKVRKIEYVMTTTMDTHVDSNFVYPMCGSSLGNDNALLNGQTYAGYFKGRQSAPVKIKLEYPENWTAGTALEKDADGFYEAENFDRVVDSPILLGRLTKSSLNVSRTDVDVYTYSVSGRLTSDSLLGSIKDILQAESEFMGGLPVKKYTFLFQFGKMSYGAWEHSFSSDYVMEDEPLSPQYKELLRTVVAHEFYHIFTPLTLHSELVGNFNYEKPVMSQHLWLYEGVTEWAANIMLLRTNKITLGEYLKRMSEKLAQSKSYEANVSLRDLGVNSVRMQREYADIYARGAIVAGLMDLRLLELSHGKRGLREVLHELSQQYGINKSFSEATFFDDFTRMTYPEIGDFFKRYIIGNEPLPIKEYFSSVGIDYADFAGYDTSKAHSGLSMTVANNMIVINSIEPEQSSLDIKRGDIVFKVMGDTLTLQNAMQKTVQLRKLKTGDELQLTLLRNKIPHEVTLKMLPVKRSFVFKENPDATPEELSLRQAWMSLK from the coding sequence ATGAAAAAGAATTTTCCGCTGTTTTTACTCCCTGCAGCATTATTTATTCTGTCAACAATCCCATACGCGCAGGAGACATACTACGTACGACTTGATACCAGCCGCACAATCAATGTTACACTTGTACCCCAAAAGCTGTCGGCTGAAAATAATGTTTACCAGTTTGCTGCTACCGCGCCCGGATCGTACCAGACGATGGATATGGGGCGCTTCGTAAAACAGTTCCGCGCCTTCGATGCCTCGGGAGGCGAAATTACAACAACCCATTCGTCACTTAATCAGTGGTCAATTTCAGATCCCGGAAAGGTCAGGAAAATTGAGTACGTTATGACAACAACTATGGATACTCACGTCGACAGTAACTTTGTCTATCCGATGTGCGGCTCAAGCCTGGGGAATGATAACGCGCTTTTGAACGGACAGACATATGCGGGATACTTTAAGGGTAGGCAGTCAGCTCCCGTTAAAATAAAACTTGAATACCCTGAGAACTGGACGGCCGGCACCGCTCTCGAAAAGGATGCCGATGGGTTTTATGAGGCTGAAAACTTCGACAGGGTGGTGGATTCCCCGATTCTTCTCGGGCGCCTTACAAAGTCTTCATTGAACGTCAGCAGAACAGATGTGGACGTATATACATATTCAGTTTCAGGCCGCCTTACATCCGACAGCTTACTTGGCTCAATTAAGGATATTCTTCAGGCTGAATCTGAATTCATGGGAGGCCTCCCGGTTAAAAAATACACATTCCTTTTCCAATTCGGCAAAATGTCATATGGCGCGTGGGAACATTCCTTCAGTTCCGATTATGTAATGGAAGATGAACCCCTCAGCCCCCAATATAAAGAACTGCTCCGCACAGTGGTTGCGCACGAGTTTTATCATATCTTTACGCCTCTTACACTTCATAGCGAGCTCGTAGGAAATTTTAACTATGAAAAACCCGTTATGTCGCAGCACCTCTGGCTTTATGAGGGTGTTACAGAATGGGCCGCAAATATAATGCTGCTCCGGACTAATAAGATTACGCTGGGCGAATACCTGAAAAGAATGTCGGAAAAGCTGGCCCAGAGCAAAAGCTACGAGGCCAATGTAAGCCTGAGGGATCTGGGCGTGAACAGCGTCAGAATGCAGAGGGAGTATGCCGACATCTATGCCCGCGGGGCAATAGTAGCTGGACTTATGGATCTCAGGCTGCTGGAGCTTTCACATGGGAAAAGGGGATTAAGGGAAGTGCTGCATGAACTGTCGCAGCAATACGGCATCAACAAATCATTCAGCGAGGCAACATTCTTCGACGACTTTACGCGCATGACATACCCCGAAATTGGCGACTTCTTTAAGCGCTACATAATAGGCAATGAACCGCTGCCAATTAAAGAATATTTCAGCAGTGTGGGAATTGATTATGCCGACTTTGCCGGTTACGACACTTCAAAGGCGCATTCAGGACTTTCTATGACAGTAGCCAATAATATGATTGTAATTAATAGCATCGAGCCAGAACAATCTTCGCTCGACATTAAGAGGGGAGACATTGTCTTTAAGGTTATGGGTGACACTCTGACACTGCAGAACGCCATGCAGAAGACTGTCCAATTAAGAAAACTAAAGACGGGCGATGAGCTTCAGCTGACGCTCTTAAGGAATAAAATTCCTCATGAGGTTACATTAAAAATGCTCCCTGTTAAACGCAGTTTTGTCTTTAAGGAAAATCCTGATGCCACGCCTGAAGAACTAAGCCTCCGCCAGGCCTGGATGAGTTTGAAATAA
- a CDS encoding heme-binding domain-containing protein: MKEKRKELILWAIIGVLFLLIAIQFFQVDRDNPRKAAVIRWNSGNAGNLARRACYDCHSNETTWPNYACYAPVSWFVASDVHEGRSSLNFSEWTYTREKEAERAIKMIEEIFDGDMPPRTYLWMHPEARLDEGEKLDLVKGIEKTFSVKH; the protein is encoded by the coding sequence ATGAAGGAGAAACGGAAGGAGCTTATTTTATGGGCTATTATCGGAGTACTCTTTCTTCTGATAGCCATTCAGTTTTTTCAGGTTGACAGGGACAATCCCAGGAAAGCTGCAGTCATAAGATGGAATTCCGGGAATGCCGGGAATCTTGCACGCAGGGCGTGTTACGACTGCCACAGCAATGAAACCACGTGGCCCAATTACGCCTGTTACGCCCCGGTGTCATGGTTCGTTGCAAGCGACGTCCACGAGGGCCGGAGCAGCTTAAACTTCTCGGAATGGACCTACACAAGAGAAAAAGAAGCAGAGCGGGCAATAAAAATGATCGAGGAGATATTTGACGGCGACATGCCGCCAAGGACGTATCTCTGGATGCATCCTGAAGCCCGGCTTGACGAAGGCGAAAAGCTTGACCTGGTCAAAGGAATTGAAAAGACTTTCAGTGTAAAACACTAG